One segment of Thermococcus sp. DNA contains the following:
- the aspS gene encoding aspartate--tRNA(Asn) ligase: protein MYRTHYSNQITEELNGQRVKIAGWVWEVKDLGGIKFLWIRDREGIVQITAPKKKVESDIFKLIPRLNAEDVVAVEGIVNFTPKAKLGFEVLPERLEVLSRAKSPLPLDPTGKVKAELDTRLDNRFMDLRNPEVMAIFKIRSSVFKALRDFFHSNDFIEIHTPKIIATATEGGTELFPMKYFEKDAFLAQSPQLYKQMMMASGLDRVYEIAPIFRAEEHNTTRHLNEAWSVDSEMAFIENEEEVMGFLERLVAHTIDYVRENNSRELEILNFELEEPKLPFPRLSYDRALEILGDLGKEIPWGEDIDTEGEKLLGRYLLENEGAPLYFLYMYPSEAKPFYIMKYDEKPEISRAFDLEYRGVEISSGGQREHRHDVLVEQIREKGLSPESFEFYLKTFQYGMPPHGGFGLGAERLVKQMLDIPNIREVVLFPRDRKRLTP, encoded by the coding sequence ATGTACAGAACGCACTACTCAAACCAGATAACCGAGGAACTGAACGGCCAGAGGGTTAAAATCGCCGGATGGGTGTGGGAGGTAAAAGACCTCGGCGGAATAAAATTCCTGTGGATAAGGGACAGGGAGGGCATAGTACAGATAACGGCCCCAAAGAAGAAGGTTGAATCGGATATATTCAAACTCATCCCCAGATTAAACGCGGAGGACGTTGTGGCCGTTGAGGGGATCGTCAACTTCACACCAAAGGCAAAACTCGGGTTTGAGGTACTGCCGGAGAGGCTGGAGGTTCTGAGCAGGGCCAAAAGCCCCCTCCCTCTAGACCCAACGGGCAAGGTCAAAGCGGAGCTCGACACCCGGCTCGACAACCGTTTCATGGATCTCAGAAACCCCGAGGTAATGGCCATCTTCAAAATAAGGTCAAGCGTCTTTAAAGCCCTCCGCGACTTCTTCCACTCAAACGACTTTATAGAGATCCATACACCGAAGATAATCGCCACGGCCACGGAAGGAGGCACCGAACTCTTCCCAATGAAGTACTTCGAAAAGGACGCCTTCCTCGCCCAGAGCCCCCAGCTCTACAAGCAGATGATGATGGCGAGCGGTCTGGACAGGGTTTACGAGATAGCACCGATTTTCAGGGCTGAGGAGCACAACACCACGAGGCACCTAAACGAGGCCTGGAGCGTAGATTCCGAAATGGCCTTCATCGAAAACGAGGAGGAAGTGATGGGGTTCCTCGAAAGGCTCGTGGCCCATACCATTGACTACGTCCGCGAAAATAATTCTAGAGAGCTTGAAATACTAAACTTCGAGCTTGAGGAACCAAAACTGCCCTTCCCGCGACTGAGCTATGATAGAGCACTTGAAATCCTCGGCGACCTCGGCAAGGAAATCCCATGGGGGGAGGACATTGACACCGAGGGGGAGAAACTCCTCGGAAGATACCTGCTCGAAAACGAAGGCGCACCCCTCTACTTCCTTTACATGTACCCAAGTGAGGCCAAGCCATTCTACATCATGAAGTACGATGAGAAACCGGAGATAAGCCGCGCCTTTGACCTGGAATATCGCGGTGTCGAGATATCCTCCGGGGGTCAGAGAGAGCACAGGCACGACGTCCTCGTTGAGCAGATACGGGAGAAAGGTCTAAGCCCAGAGAGTTTCGAGTTCTACCTGAAAACGTTTCAGTATGGAATGCCCCCGCACGGAGGCTTCGGCCTCGGGGCCGAGCGCCTCGTCAAGCAGATGCTGGACATTCCCAACATAAGGGAAGTCGTACTGTTCCCAAGGGACAGGAAGAGGCTTACACCGTAA
- a CDS encoding KH domain-containing protein, with amino-acid sequence MKAPICEVCLKTDDILCPADEKKLQEGVISELDVKVARLLYKLLGDVDIEFKKAVEAGDLIVIMVGPGDVPLTIGKGGRNIKALMRELGKRIRVIEGLKVSGTNEVKKLATDLLYPAGVFGVNVVYKPGGGTYYKVLILSRDRKKLPEKPSVLENLLSQMVGGEVRLSFI; translated from the coding sequence ATGAAAGCACCAATCTGTGAGGTGTGTTTAAAGACCGACGACATTCTTTGTCCTGCGGATGAAAAAAAGCTCCAGGAAGGTGTTATCTCCGAGCTTGATGTTAAAGTGGCGAGACTTCTCTACAAACTCCTAGGCGACGTCGATATAGAGTTCAAAAAAGCGGTCGAAGCGGGCGACCTGATAGTCATAATGGTGGGTCCCGGGGATGTTCCGCTAACCATCGGAAAAGGTGGCAGGAACATCAAAGCGTTAATGAGAGAGCTCGGAAAGAGGATCCGGGTTATAGAGGGGCTCAAAGTCAGCGGAACGAACGAGGTGAAAAAGCTCGCAACCGATCTCCTCTACCCCGCAGGAGTCTTCGGGGTCAACGTGGTGTACAAACCCGGGGGCGGAACGTACTACAAGGTCCTCATCCTGAGCAGGGATAGGAAAAAGCTACCCGAGAAGCCCAGCGTCCTGGAGAACCTGCTTTCCCAGATGGTTGGTGGAGAGGTCAGGCTATCCTTCATCTGA
- a CDS encoding HD domain-containing protein — MRLEEFIPDDKVRALVERTREFAKSFFEREGTHGFSHVKRVFNLCLHIGKEEGADLEILALAALLHDIARPLESSGKVKDHALEGARIARQYLTSMGYPAERAEAVAHAIEAHRFSRGPEPRTLEAKILSDADKLDAIGAIGVARVFMYSGEHGRSIEDSLAHFEEKILQLRGLMYTETAKQLARERHRFTEEFVKRLRREIEGEI, encoded by the coding sequence ATGAGGCTCGAAGAGTTCATACCCGATGACAAGGTGCGGGCGCTCGTAGAGAGAACGCGCGAGTTCGCCAAGAGTTTCTTTGAGAGGGAAGGTACGCACGGGTTCAGCCATGTTAAACGGGTCTTCAACCTGTGCCTCCACATTGGGAAGGAGGAAGGGGCAGATTTAGAGATACTCGCCCTGGCCGCACTCCTCCATGACATCGCAAGGCCCCTGGAAAGCTCAGGAAAAGTTAAGGACCACGCCCTTGAGGGGGCGAGGATAGCGAGGCAGTACCTTACAAGCATGGGGTACCCAGCGGAGAGGGCCGAGGCCGTTGCCCACGCAATAGAGGCCCACCGCTTCTCGAGGGGACCGGAACCCAGAACCCTCGAAGCGAAGATCCTCAGCGATGCGGATAAACTCGACGCAATCGGTGCGATCGGTGTAGCCAGGGTTTTCATGTACTCCGGAGAGCACGGCAGAAGCATTGAGGACTCCTTGGCACATTTTGAGGAAAAGATACTCCAGCTTAGAGGGTTAATGTACACTGAAACCGCCAAGCAGCTCGCCCGGGAGAGACACCGGTTCACGGAGGAGTTTGTGAAGAGACTGAGAAGGGAGATAGAGGGAGAAATCTGA
- a CDS encoding DUF2226 domain-containing protein yields MLLGKFVELVINIDNPKELLNKIKEGYLKASWREKDDLITGYVLVSNGKIVGAIVENLMTGETLKGNDALGNIIQVTKTGKIKVVELYEASTQEILSEMPEAKVDTLSIEHKGESILDDLPSLIISHKGEVFIHDGGTSWRLYLEQGVVKAAESLGEKRLFGDDALRSLLHEMGHIIKEGHYEIGDQWEFTSKEKVKGGNLFSEGVELLHEKQKLEKELNKKRYTSTKL; encoded by the coding sequence ATGCTTCTAGGGAAATTCGTTGAGCTTGTGATTAATATTGATAATCCAAAAGAGCTTTTGAATAAAATTAAAGAGGGATACCTCAAGGCGTCTTGGAGAGAGAAAGATGACCTGATTACAGGATACGTTCTGGTTTCCAATGGGAAAATTGTAGGTGCAATTGTGGAAAACCTCATGACAGGTGAAACATTGAAAGGAAATGATGCTCTTGGTAATATTATCCAAGTTACTAAAACTGGGAAAATAAAGGTCGTTGAACTTTATGAGGCCAGCACTCAGGAAATACTCTCTGAGATGCCGGAGGCCAAAGTAGACACTCTTAGTATTGAGCATAAGGGGGAGAGTATCCTGGATGACCTTCCTTCCCTCATAATCTCTCACAAAGGAGAAGTTTTTATTCACGATGGAGGAACTTCGTGGCGCCTTTACTTAGAACAGGGAGTTGTTAAAGCTGCTGAATCATTGGGTGAAAAAAGACTATTCGGAGACGATGCCCTTAGATCCCTCCTCCACGAAATGGGCCACATAATTAAAGAGGGTCATTATGAGATCGGGGATCAATGGGAGTTTACCAGTAAGGAGAAAGTTAAGGGGGGTAACCTGTTCTCTGAAGGAGTTGAACTTCTCCATGAAAAACAGAAACTTGAAAAAGAACTCAATAAAAAGAGGTACACCTCAACAAAACTTTAA